A stretch of the Alosa alosa isolate M-15738 ecotype Scorff River chromosome 16, AALO_Geno_1.1, whole genome shotgun sequence genome encodes the following:
- the LOC125309146 gene encoding zinc finger BED domain-containing protein RICESLEEPER 3-like has product MENLERNVHAACSETTHLNMVKAMEECGVKSLGSFFLNKTAETDSGVKTTKSALLEAVNKRFETSFSEQLYYLATILDPRYKDRYFDADLKLVAKNKLEKEVDKMTASATTSARATVGPTPVAEEAEPEEGEPQEKRMRTPSEGHSFLDMFDEILEEKEQDEQATGPTSVQVHGYLSEPTIPRNVSPLQYWQSNMTRFPALAPVARKYLSAPCTSVDSLTPLLRSFKCCQ; this is encoded by the exons ATGGAGAATCTGGAAAGAAATGTGCACGCCGCGTGCTCGGAGACAACGCATCTAAATATGGTGAAGGCGATGGAGGAGTGTGGTGTTAAAAGCCTGGGCT CGTTTTTTCTGAACAAGACAGCTGAAACCGACAGTGGGGTCAAAACAACCAAGTCTGCACTGCTTGAAGCTGTGAACAAGAGATTCGAAACCAGTTTCTCTGAGCAATTATACTACTTGGCAACAATCCTGGACCCCAGATATAAAGATCGCTACTTTGACGCAGACCTCAAGCTAGTGGCAAAAAACAAGCTAGAGAAAGAAGTGGACAAGATGACCGCCTCAGCGACGACCAGCGCCAGAGCCACAGTTGGGCCTACACCAGTCGCAGAAGAAGCTGAGCCAGAAGAAGGTGAACCACAAGAAAAGAGGATGCGTACGCCAAGTGAAGGGCATTCGTTCCTGGACATGTTCGATGAAATTCTGGAGGAAAAGGAGCAGGATGAACAGGCAACAGGTCCAACGAGTGTGCAG GTGCATGGTTACCTGAGTGAGCCCACTATCCCCAGAAATGTTAGCCCACTGCAGTACTGGCAAAGCAACATGACCCGCTTCCCTGCCCTCGCCCCAGTGGCACGCAAGTACCTCTCAGCTCCATGTACCAGTGTGGACAGCTTAACGCCTCTTCTCCGCAGCTTCAAATGTTGTCAGTGA
- the LOC125309175 gene encoding uncharacterized protein LOC125309175 — MLLRVIISEKEIRRLSIETVPPSINGLYEILQTTLGLRRGFVLQFADPEFDNELCNLTDIGDLPKERATLKVMFTDDPVPPDCTLEVYSQPSVSSQPSVSRSQGWPDPFPIPLFPHDIELQLAEGNRRYIRDGSLMTVLKGFKSVILEILADNMSKITAYPEKRHYEMVAKALTEKHPCLKQVGQEKGWFAWFYSLRFKFGNYRHKLAEAGCPEVIVNKRKGSGEKGKRLKKSKKGEINYLPDPSEGDLTENGEEERNAIVTEIQKREPDWNILDDLMDRTFSVRRQEVVGDQPLIADVQNRWPALFTQRQVMAEFKRIVTKNLLESYLDGLDGLVQPLLDAYKVASGKKQALRDILDSLEKEDSNMRMRTAAILGLPHYISEEPCNIFRMCDVHHGTMAAAMQGMDVGLLIGYEGAHQNGFPLNIFNVAIVVEETPVMHNFDDVPSAMAMLMGVIYCVNLEYPKAMKYSFEFMQRVILNIHPEEASPKVNGLRNKLLRNTI, encoded by the exons ATGCTGCTGAGAGTCATCATCTCAGAAAAAGAAATCAGGCGCCTCTCAATTGAGACTGTACCTCCAAGTATCAACGGGCTGTATGAAATTCTACAAACAACCCTTGGCCTGAGAAGGGGGTTTGTTCTTCAGTTCGCTGACCCGGAATTTGACAATGAATTATGTAATTTGACGGACATTGGGGATCTTCCCAAGGAGCGGGCCACTTTGAAAGTTATGTTTACAGATGACCCAGTCCCACCTGATTGTACTCTGGAGGTATACAGCCAGCCATCAGTGAGCAGTCAGCCGTCTGTGAGCAGGAGTCAAGGTTGGCCTGACCCTTTCCCTATTCCCCTATTTCCACATGATATAGAACTCCAGTTGGCTGAGGGAAATCGTCGTTACATAAGAGATGGATCTCTGATGACTGTGCTCAAAGGgtttaaaagtgtaattttaGAAATTCTAGCTGACAATATGTCCAAAATTACAGCGTATCCTGAAAAGAGGCACTACGAAATGGTTGCCAAGGCCCTTACAGAGAAACACCCATGCCTGAAGCAAGTAGGACAAGAGAAAGGATGGTTTGCCTGGTTCTATAGTTTAAGATTCAAATTTGGCAACTATCGGCATAAATTGGCTGAAGCAGGATGCCCAGAAGTGATCGTTAACAAAAGAAAAGGAAGTGGTGAAAAAGGGAAGCGTCTAAAGAAATCGAAGAAGGGGGAAATAAACTACTTACCTGATCCATCTGAAGGCGATTTAACTGAAAAcggagaagaggaaagaaatgCAATTGTGACGGAAATACAAAAAAGGGAACCCGACTGGAATATTCTTGATGACTTGATGGACAGAACCTTCTCTGTCCGTCGACAGGAAGTAGTTGGAGACCAGCCACTTATAGCAGATGTCCAAAACAGATGGCCAGCACTGTTTACCCAGAGACAG GTCATGGCTGAGTTCAAGAGAATCGTCACAAAAAACCTCCTTGAATCTTACCTGGATGGGCTCGATGGCCTGGTTCAGCCACTTCTTGATGCGTACAAAGTTGCATCTGGAAAAAAACAGGCACTCAGAGACATTTTGGACAGCCTTGAAAAAGAA GACTCGAACATGAGGATGAGGACTGCAGCCATACTGGGACTGCCACACTACatctctgaagagccgtgtaatatcTTCAGGATGTGTGAT GTACATCACGGTACAATGGCGGCTGCCATGCAGGGGATGGACGTCGGCCTGCTTATTGGATATGAAGGTGCTCATCAGAATGGATTCCCTTTGAACATCTTTAACGTGGCTATTGTCGTGGAGGAAACACCGGTCATGCACAATTTTGATGATGTGCCATCTGCCATGGCCATGCTGATGGGTGTCATATATTGTGTGAACTTAGAATACCCGAAAGCTATGAAGTATTCTTTTGAATTCATGCAGAGGGTCATCCTCAACATCCATCCAGAGGAGGCTTCTCCGAAGGTTAATGGTCTAAGAAACAAGCTTCTCAGGAACACTATATAA